A single genomic interval of Dromiciops gliroides isolate mDroGli1 chromosome 1, mDroGli1.pri, whole genome shotgun sequence harbors:
- the MTX3 gene encoding metaxin-3 isoform X1, with protein sequence MAAPLELRCWGGGWGLPSVHSESLVVLAYAKFSGAPLKVSVIDNTWRGSRGDVPILTSEDNIVSQPAKILNFLRKQKYNADYQLSAKQGADTLAYIALLEEKLLPAVLHTFWVEHDNYFTVTKPWFASRIPFPLSLILPGRMSKRALNRILLTKGEPPHFHLKEVEAQIYRDAKVCLNLLSNRLGTSQFFFGDTPTTLDAYVFGFLAPLYKVHFPKVQLQEHLKQLSNLCRFCDEILSCYFRLSFTGFSPAGQDTVDANLQKLTQLVNKESNLIEKMDDNLRQSPQLPPRKLPTLKLTTADDESNSFQPLSP encoded by the exons GCTTATGCCAAGTTTTCTGGTGCGCCCCTGAAAGTCAGTGTTATAGATAACACCTGGAGAGGTTCAAGAG GAGATGTACCTATTTTGACATCAGAAGACAATATTGTATCTCAACCGGcaaaaatacttaattttttgAGAAAACAG aaatataatgCTGATTATCAACTCTCTGCAAAACAAGGTGCAGATACACTTGCTTACATTGCTCTCCTTGAAGAGAAGCTTCTTCCTGCAGTG CTCCATACGTTCTGGGTGGAACATGACAATTACTTTACTGTGACAAAGCCATGGTTTGCCTCAAGGATCCCATTTCCATTGAGCTTGATTCTGCCTGGAAGAATGTCTAAAAGAGCGCTGAACAGGATCCTCCTTACTAAAGGGGagcctcctcacttccacctcaaAGAAGTAGAAGCCCAG ATATATAGAGATGCCAAGGTGTGCCTAAATCTTCTATCAAACAGATTGGGAACATCTCAGTTTTTCTTTGGAGATAC GCCTACTACCTTGGATGCCTATGTATTTGGTTTCCTTGCACCTCTTTACAAAGTACACTTTCCTAAGGTCCAGTTACAAGAGCACTTGAAACAACTCTCCAATCTGTGTCGCTTCTGTGATGAAATCCTGAGTTGTTACTTTAGGCTTAGCTTCACAG GCTTCTCTCCAGCGGGGCAAGATACAGTAGATGCAAATCTACAGAAACTCACCCAACTTGTAAATAAGGAATCCAACTTGATCGAAAAG ATGGATGACAATCTTCGCCAAagccctcagcttcctcctcgGAAACTGCCGACTCTCAAATTAACTACAGCAGATGATGAAAGTAATTCATTTCAGCCCCTTTCACCCTGA